Below is a genomic region from Zea mays cultivar B73 chromosome 9, Zm-B73-REFERENCE-NAM-5.0, whole genome shotgun sequence.
gagtaacaagccgatgacgcttgctcggtgtaccacctagtgcctcaagaatcaccgatggatgcaaatgcactaggaacactcaatctctcactagaatgcaatctcaagcaaagagtgtgagagagtgagttggaggatcacaattgagctcaatgtatgcaagaaatggccaagagagccctcacacacgagctacccttctatttatagtcccccactcaaatccaaccgttatgagcaaaaggcacttgttctgcgcacacgcggatggtccgcgccctagggccggacggtccgccgtacacataacggctataattcccgtttgaaagatgtcagagctgtcagaaaagtaagGTCCGGACATTCCGCCCACCTTGGCTGGACCGTCCGTgacctggcaacttggagcacACAGAGCTCTGACCAAGTGCAGTTAACACAGGCGGATCGTCCgcctacaaggccggacggtaCGAGACctggagacagtactgtccgggcttatccttcggacagtccgtagtacaaatcccaaaaaccacacagtccctgcccaaccCATATTTGGCACCTGCAGACTGTCCGCCcatcaaggccggacggtccacactataattcagggactgtgccgagagcagcctcctctggtcaggactgcggacggtccggccccaaggcccGGATGGTCCGCAGTGCAAATGAACAGGACTTGTCCgaagtggtcagacttcggaccctactggaggatcgcggacggtccgccctcaaggctcggacggtccgcgcatccaagactttgcacttttcaaaacaagcttttgaaaggatttttaactcatgaaatttgaagcgctgttagtcctcatgcaaatgcaaccactagatgctctatgtgGCACTAatttttacacagatcaaagtcattgacccctcttgatagtacggctatctaacctactaatccggtcaagtatcttctctaaactcctcaagaccggcaaaaacaaaacctatgttatacctttgtcttcacttgatccacaaccaatgcttataaatctccaagatttccttttctatgtggtccaaccctgcattcttatttctccaagaaccgttagtccacaaacagttgtcattaattaccaaaacatcactaaggggtctagatgattcacaatgactatgtggatattTCGGACATCATGGTGTAATAAAGTAGTACTTCTTTacgctattatttgagcactatgtgataaTGTTCAGTTATGTAATCAttatgtacgtgaatttctgatcctggcacgtacatgtctcgcattcgatttgccttccaAAAGCTCAGACACATCTCCTCTGATCACAACAACACGACAACTCTTGTACTCCTGGGCTTCCCCTTTGCGACTATAAAAAGAGGAGTACAATGTCTCCAAAGGGGGAGGGCGGAACACAACACTTCACCACACACCACTTCCGATATTGACACCAATCTCAATCATACTTAGAGACTTGGGACTGGCTCCCTTTCTCAACTAGCTTGTATCCCCTATTATGAGTACATGGGTGTAAgataatataagtctcatccctCTCGTCGGAAGTAGGACCTTCTCTTGCTCGAACCCGGATAAATTAGCATAAATTCACTTGTTGGTTATGACCCTCGGATCAAAACACTTGACTAGTGAGACACTCCTTTATTCCAGAGAGGATAATCATATTTTCTACAAGACATTTTATGAACTTTAATCAACAATTATTCAAATTATATACAAGTTTAGGACATAAAATTTACATCGATTAATTGGTATTAAAATTCCTCTAAGATGATATTGAGTCTAGCAAATGAGAATATATAAGGGAATCAAGGGTCAACATCTATTCTAATTGACCTTTCCCTGATCAAAATACGGTTACGCCTACCATTCAAGACTGGAAACAGACACGATAGCTGTTAACTAGGTGTTCAGCAAATAATCGACACCCAGGTTTTTTTTGCAACTAACCCATTAGCCTAGTGGATAAACGGGGCCTAATAATACAAGTGCATAATCAATCGCAAATAAATCATTAGATCCACGATACATTTCAGCTCCGGTAATGATACATACAACCGCCTACGAGTTACATCACCATCACAAGGATTATGAAGACTAATCTCTTATGCTCTCAAAGTGACAGTTTATTGTGCCGACCTTGTATTTGAGTAGTCACAACTGGACAAGTAAAAATCTCTTGGTCAAATCGTTCAACACAAGTCACCAACTGTACATCTGGAATCTTACGCAAGCTTTACTGCTTTAGAAGATGTCAGCTAGTCGTGAATCCAGAGGAAAAGGGTACTTCACTGCAATGAGAACAAATATAAAAAAAAGATTAAACAAAATTTCAGAAGGAAATGTCACTTCAGTGCAACTGAGGTTGTTATACAAAACAAGCGCTGCCATAATACACATACATAAAGTACAAATACACGCATACAGGAAATACAAAGGTCGTACAgctcgcaacaaaatcaacctaGAAGACTAATTATGATAGTTTTAGTGTGTAGAAGGCAAATGACTTTTGCTGTTTGTTGCTGTAAAATTAATAAGACAAATGTGCAATAAATAAATACATGTCATAAGAACAGGATTGACTTAAAGGTAGGAGGCAAAGGTTCAAGAAAGGAGCTAAGGCCATCTCCAGCAGATCCCCTATCTCATCCCTTATCTCATCCTCtattttcaaacttcactctgcaaAGAGTGTCATCTACAGTTCCGTGTCCCCTATTTACCCTATCCACTGAAAACAGCCTAAGTCAATAAGATCTAGAGTGAAGCTTTGAGATCACTCAACAAGAAACCTAGGGATAGCACAAGTTAAAGTACAGTTTGGACCATGTATCTCCGGTACTCCTTAGAGTTCACTAATCAAGTTCACCATGAACTAAATGCCACCAAGACATTAGACAATATTAGCAGGGCAGTAGATGCCATCAATGCATGCACTCATATGTACATTTCCTGACAAATTGGAGCACATACCATAGCATTCTGCCAGGAGTACAGCTGAATTCAGACCAAAATTTATCATGCACGCTTATCCTCCGGAAAGATATGCATGTTTACCATATCCCCAGTTCCTTTCACTGCACTGCCTACTAGAGAGAGCCCTTCCTCATCAGCTCCCTCACCTGCATCCTCTGAATAGGCAAACCTGCACATGACAGGAACAATGAAAACTGAAAACCTAAGTTGGAATCACGGAAAGACACAGCTAAAAAATCCATAATGTGTCAGGAATTGCATGCTTAACTGAAATTAATTCTCAACATGAAATATTCATCTCCGAAGATTAAATGGATTAATATATAGTTGAACAGGGAACATCTTCAAGGATCATAGAAGTTGCTTTACAGCAAAATTCATTATGAATATTGTAAAGAATATGATTGTAAATCTGTTTCAGAATATATGCTTGTGCTATTGCTAAAAGCAACCACCTGCAGTAAGCAAATAAGCCTTCTTCACAGAGTATAATATAAATCGATGACAATGACAACTTATATGATGAGATAAAGTACCACACAATTGACATCACATTGTTTACAGGAAGGAAAGCCAACTCAAATGAGAATAATGAAATTCATAGTCGAAAGTTTACCCTGTTGGATTGCGAGATGGTGACCAAAGGATGCATATGATCACGAGGAGGGCATATGAAAGCACATTCCAAAAGGAGGGGATGATCCAAGCCCGTTGCCAAAGTTCACTCAATGGGTCAGTTGCATTGAAATATAGCTGATTCAACACAAAGCCAGACCACAGTCAATATGAATTGCAGAAAAAAAGGTACTgttttagtttttcttctctcaaACATTTATCAAGTTGATCTATGGTCACAATGGCTAAAATAAAGTGGGATCTATGGATATAGAAGAGGGGAAATGACATAGAACTTGGCTCGTGCTCCTACGCTCATTTGCCTCGCAATTGCTTTCTAGTGGCTTTATGGTATCTACATTACATGGACCACATAAATGAACTTTAGAGTTGATAAAAGATACCTCATAGCCAATCCAAGCGATTGAGATAAGCACTGACACAGCCAGAGAATTTGTAAACTTCCGATATAATTCAAGTTTTGCCATGCTTCTCCGCAGCTGTAGTAAATTAAAACCAGTGCTAGAATCAACCATACATGACCATACTTCATAGTAACAGGCTGCATGGTGCATAACCTAGCTAAGGTCATGtttaaatgcactagagctaatagttagctgctaaaattagctgAAGAAATCCAAACAGTTTAGCTAATATTttaactattagctatttttagcaaAATAGCTAATAATTGGCTagatatttgttagctagctaattccactagcaattttttagccaacgaactattagctctagtgcattcaaaaacCCCCTAAATAGAAAAGGAAACATATTCTGGGATTAGTTAGGCCAGGACGTGGTTAcctgcagcttctccaaagttctaGAGAGGGATGAAAATATCCAGATGATAAAGGTAGCATCAAGTACAGCAACAGGCAGCACTAGGAATAGCCTTGTCTTTCCAGAGAAGTCATTGATATTTCCCAGATTTTCAACTAGTTCAAGAGCTTCTGAAGCAACAAAATATATGAAACCAAGAGCAGCAACTCTTGATGTTATGCCACCCAATGTGGGTAGAACAACACCATAGCCCATCGAAACTACTAATAGAAGAAAACGAGAAACAGTCTTCTTCACAGCTGTAAACGTAACTGCCCACAAGGTAATGCCTATAGGTCTGGTTCCAGTTGAATTAAAGTTAGCATACTCAAAATACCAGAAAGCCATTTCACACATGCCAAGAGCAATAACAGTTGTTATATGGTAATGCAGCTGCAAAATGTCCTTCCAGCATCGCACGAACTGAATGAACCATAGAAGTCCAAGTGCAAGATATGCAAGTGACATGACACCATAAAATGTCATCATTGGAGCCATTTTACCAGGGAGGTAACCCTGTGGATTTCTCCAAACAGTTCTTCCTGTAACCTTCAATCCCTTAAGTTGAGGATCACAGAACATAAAATAGAGGTAATACATCCCTGTTTTGTTTATTGATACAATTTGAGTTACCATAGTGGTTTCTTCATTTTTACCATCAAAGAATGTCTGGATCCTCTTAGGCCAGTCAGGGTTCTCAGGATTTGGACGTATGATCACCTCTCCTACTCTACAAGATTTCTCTTTATCAAGCTCAGGCGTGCAGCATATTGCATCAGAGTGTAGATATGAACCTCCAATTTTGTCCCTGTCCTGTATCTCAACAATTATAGCCTCCACCAATCCTGTCTTTTGCTGCATCTCCTCATGCCTAGACGCTGACTCCAGGGTGCGACGAAATACAATGGAGTCAAACCTGAAAGATTAGTCCATTAGATCACAGAAAAGTAAAGATTTAAAAGACATCTGACCATGTAATTTTTATTGACATGATACTTTGCTGTTAACCCATGCAGTTTACCATGAAATTGTTTGTGAACAAAATGCCTAATGACATGGATGCTCCAAAACAGTTGACCTAATGTCCACCACTACACTGCTCTGCACAGTAATAACAGTGACATGGCATGTGCCATACAGAACCTAAGCCAACTTTACTGTCTTTCACATGTTCATGTCATCAGAGCATGACAATCATACTAAAATTTGATAAACAAAGGATACACACCATCCAAACAGTGATTGTTTGTATCCCCTTATTGGAGCTTGGTGCAGTGCAAAGATGCAGTAATGCTCCCTGATTCCAACCCCATAAGTCATAACACGGCAGCCAAAACAAAGAAACTGAACTATGCAAGGTGGTCAAACGCACTGATTCAGATAGAACAGT
It encodes:
- the LOC100273998 gene encoding uncharacterized protein LOC100273998 precursor, translated to MRRATLSLALGLSLIALLAARGADASIHEYAGGGFAPRANSFFFHGGSEGLYASDLLSNSSSFIRFDSIVFRRTLESASRHEEMQQKTGLVEAIIVEIQDRDKIGGSYLHSDAICCTPELDKEKSCRVGEVIIRPNPENPDWPKRIQTFFDGKNEETTMVTQIVSINKTGMYYLYFMFCDPQLKGLKVTGRTVWRNPQGYLPGKMAPMMTFYGVMSLAYLALGLLWFIQFVRCWKDILQLHYHITTVIALGMCEMAFWYFEYANFNSTGTRPIGITLWAVTFTAVKKTVSRFLLLVVSMGYGVVLPTLGGITSRVAALGFIYFVASEALELVENLGNINDFSGKTRLFLVLPVAVLDATFIIWIFSSLSRTLEKLQLRRSMAKLELYRKFTNSLAVSVLISIAWIGYELYFNATDPLSELWQRAWIIPSFWNVLSYALLVIICILWSPSRNPTGFAYSEDAGEGADEEGLSLVGSAVKGTGDMVNMHIFPEDKRA